In Devosia chinhatensis, the following are encoded in one genomic region:
- the lipA gene encoding lipoyl synthase: MVTLIDNAARPRHPEKANRPDSIVLRKPDWIRVKAPGSPVYNETQKIVRENNLVTVCEEAGCPNIGECWSKKHATMMIMGEICTRACAFCNVRTGLPTALDPNEPENVAKAVEKLGLEHVVITSVDRDDLADGGAQHFADVILAIRARNPKTTIEILTPDFLRKEGALEIVVAAKPDVFNHNLETVPSKYLKVRPGARYFHSIRLLQQVKELDPTIFTKSGIMVGLGEERNEVLQLMDDLRSADVDFLTIGQYLQPTKKHYPLQRFVTPEEFKSFATVATSKGFLLVSSSPLTRSSHHAGEDFARLRANRMARLGH; the protein is encoded by the coding sequence ATGGTCACGCTCATCGACAATGCGGCTCGTCCGCGCCATCCCGAAAAGGCCAATCGGCCGGACAGCATCGTCCTGCGCAAGCCGGACTGGATTCGCGTCAAGGCGCCTGGCTCGCCGGTCTATAACGAAACTCAGAAGATCGTGCGCGAGAACAATCTCGTCACGGTCTGCGAGGAAGCCGGCTGCCCCAATATCGGTGAGTGCTGGAGCAAAAAGCACGCGACCATGATGATCATGGGCGAGATCTGCACGCGTGCCTGCGCCTTCTGCAATGTGCGAACCGGGTTGCCGACCGCGCTTGATCCGAACGAACCAGAAAATGTCGCCAAGGCCGTTGAAAAACTCGGCCTTGAACATGTGGTCATCACCTCGGTGGACCGCGACGATCTGGCCGATGGCGGCGCGCAGCATTTCGCCGATGTCATCCTTGCCATCCGCGCTCGCAATCCCAAGACGACGATTGAAATCCTGACGCCTGACTTCCTGCGCAAGGAGGGGGCCCTTGAGATCGTCGTGGCGGCCAAGCCAGATGTCTTCAATCACAATCTGGAAACAGTTCCATCAAAGTACCTGAAGGTCCGGCCGGGTGCGCGGTATTTCCATTCGATCCGCCTGCTGCAACAGGTCAAGGAACTCGATCCGACCATCTTCACCAAATCCGGCATCATGGTCGGCCTGGGCGAAGAACGGAACGAGGTGCTGCAGCTGATGGACGACCTGCGTTCGGCTGATGTGGATTTCCTGACCATCGGCCAGTATCTGCAGCCTACCAAGAAGCATTATCCCTTGCAGCGTTTCGTCACGCCCGAGGAATTCAAGTCGTTTGCGACCGTCGCGACGTCCAAGGGGTTCCTTTTGGTGTCGTCAAGTCCGCTGACGCGGTCATCGCATCATGCTGGAGAGGATTTTGCGCGCCTGCGGGCAAATCGGATGGCGAGGCTCGGCCACTGA
- a CDS encoding Gfo/Idh/MocA family protein: MVKAIQIGLGHWGFSWSKEVIPKVPSVEMVGYVDTSPEATGRVQEELGIDPKLCFNSLEDASHRTDATLAICTLRTEAHYPVVKRCLELGYNVLVEKPFTTTIAQGKELVALAKAQGKVLMVSQNYRHQPAPIAAAELIAEGKFGALNMVSIDFRRHGPSQGYRYWDMPDPLLADMSIHHFDLMRYVLGDEPVRLSCRTWNPPGSPFRYDPSGVAMIEFSRGTIVSYRASWMNSGPVTPWAGEWVMDGAEGQIAWSSRDHFRDKAGPDVLTLLPLDGKAEKVRLDEVKYPDRRGTLNTIATVLDTGAVPRGFSSGEDNLGSLALVQGTILSASRGGDWVDIEEIMG, translated from the coding sequence ATGGTCAAGGCAATCCAGATCGGTCTGGGACATTGGGGTTTCAGCTGGTCCAAAGAGGTTATCCCCAAAGTTCCCAGTGTCGAAATGGTCGGCTATGTGGATACCAGTCCCGAGGCCACCGGCAGGGTTCAGGAAGAGCTGGGGATCGATCCGAAGCTGTGCTTCAACAGTCTCGAGGATGCTTCGCATCGGACCGATGCGACCTTGGCGATCTGCACGCTGCGCACCGAAGCCCATTATCCGGTGGTAAAGCGCTGCTTGGAACTGGGCTACAACGTGCTGGTGGAAAAGCCTTTCACCACGACGATTGCGCAGGGCAAAGAGCTGGTGGCGCTCGCCAAGGCGCAGGGCAAGGTGTTGATGGTCAGCCAGAACTATCGGCACCAGCCGGCGCCAATCGCGGCCGCCGAGCTGATCGCCGAAGGTAAATTCGGCGCACTGAACATGGTGTCGATCGACTTCCGTCGCCACGGGCCGAGCCAGGGCTATCGTTATTGGGATATGCCCGATCCGCTTCTGGCCGACATGTCGATCCACCATTTCGACCTGATGCGCTACGTGCTTGGAGACGAGCCGGTTCGCCTGTCGTGCCGCACGTGGAACCCGCCTGGCAGCCCGTTCCGCTACGATCCGAGCGGCGTCGCCATGATCGAGTTTTCGCGCGGCACGATCGTGTCCTATCGGGCCAGCTGGATGAATTCGGGCCCCGTGACGCCCTGGGCGGGCGAATGGGTGATGGATGGTGCGGAAGGGCAGATCGCCTGGTCGTCGCGCGACCATTTCCGTGACAAGGCGGGCCCGGATGTGCTGACGCTGCTGCCGCTCGATGGCAAGGCAGAAAAGGTCCGCCTCGACGAAGTGAAATACCCCGATCGACGCGGCACGCTCAATACGATCGCAACGGTGCTCGATACTGGAGCGGTGCCGCGCGGGTTCAGTTCGGGCGAGGACAATCTGGGCTCACTGGCGCTGGTGCAGGGCACCATTCTCTCCGCATCGCGCGGCGGCGACTGGGTCGACATCGAAGAAATCATGGGGTAG
- the lpdA gene encoding dihydrolipoyl dehydrogenase: MADQYDLLVIGAGPGGYVAAIRGAQLGMKVAIVEREHMAGICSNWGCIPTKALLRSAEIYGHMSHAKDYGLTAEKFGFDIDGVVKRSRAIAAQMNNGVQFLMKKNKVDIIWGEAVITKPGEIKVAPTKKKIVEPQGPVPKNALGEGTYRAKNIIIATGARPRVLPGIEPDGDKIWTYFEAMKPAAMPKSLVVMGSGAIGVEFASFYRSMGADVTIIELLPQIMPVEDAEIAGLARKRLEKRGIKILTDAKVAKVDKTGNGVVAHVETKDGKTQQITGDKLISAVGVQCNIEGLGLETVGVKTERGAIVIDGYGKTNVDGIWAIGDVAGPPMLAHKAEHEAVITVEKIAGLKVHGLDKSKVPGCTYCEPQVASVGLTEAKAKEAGREIKVGRFPFVGNGKAIALGEPDGLVKTIFDAKTGELLGAHMVGAEVTELIQGFVVAMNLETTEEELIHTIFPHPTLSETMKESVLDAYGRALNI, encoded by the coding sequence ATGGCTGACCAATACGATCTTCTCGTCATCGGCGCCGGCCCCGGCGGCTACGTTGCCGCCATTCGTGGCGCACAGCTGGGCATGAAGGTGGCCATTGTCGAGCGTGAGCACATGGCCGGCATCTGCTCCAATTGGGGCTGTATCCCGACCAAGGCACTGCTGCGTTCCGCCGAAATCTACGGTCATATGAGCCACGCCAAGGATTATGGCCTTACGGCGGAAAAATTTGGCTTTGACATCGACGGCGTGGTCAAGCGCTCGCGTGCCATTGCCGCGCAGATGAACAATGGCGTCCAGTTCCTGATGAAGAAGAACAAGGTCGACATCATCTGGGGCGAGGCGGTCATCACCAAGCCAGGCGAGATCAAGGTTGCCCCGACCAAGAAGAAGATCGTGGAGCCGCAGGGGCCCGTACCCAAGAATGCGCTTGGCGAGGGCACGTACAGGGCCAAGAACATCATCATCGCCACCGGCGCACGTCCGCGCGTGCTGCCCGGTATCGAGCCGGATGGCGACAAGATCTGGACCTATTTCGAGGCAATGAAGCCTGCCGCGATGCCCAAGTCACTTGTGGTGATGGGCTCGGGCGCGATCGGTGTCGAGTTTGCCTCCTTCTATCGCTCGATGGGTGCGGACGTCACCATTATCGAGCTTTTGCCGCAAATCATGCCCGTGGAAGACGCCGAGATCGCCGGGCTGGCGCGCAAGCGCCTGGAGAAGCGTGGTATCAAGATCCTGACCGATGCCAAAGTCGCCAAGGTTGATAAGACCGGTAACGGCGTGGTTGCGCATGTCGAGACCAAGGACGGCAAGACTCAGCAGATCACCGGCGACAAGCTGATCTCAGCCGTTGGCGTGCAGTGCAATATCGAGGGCCTGGGCCTTGAGACGGTCGGCGTGAAAACCGAGCGCGGCGCCATCGTCATCGATGGCTATGGCAAGACCAATGTTGATGGTATCTGGGCCATCGGCGACGTTGCTGGCCCGCCGATGCTCGCGCACAAGGCCGAGCACGAGGCGGTTATCACGGTCGAAAAGATTGCGGGCCTCAAAGTTCATGGCCTCGACAAGTCCAAGGTACCGGGCTGCACTTACTGTGAGCCGCAGGTTGCTTCGGTCGGCCTGACAGAAGCCAAGGCCAAGGAAGCGGGTCGCGAGATCAAGGTCGGCCGCTTTCCGTTTGTGGGCAATGGCAAGGCCATTGCGCTGGGTGAGCCCGACGGGTTGGTAAAGACGATTTTCGATGCCAAGACCGGTGAATTGCTCGGCGCGCATATGGTCGGCGCCGAAGTGACCGAACTGATCCAGGGTTTCGTGGTGGCAATGAACCTCGAAACCACGGAGGAAGAGCTGATCCACACCATCTTCCCGCATCCCACGCTCAGCGAGACCATGAAGGAAAGTGTCCTTGACGCATATGGTCGCGCCCTGAACATCTAG
- a CDS encoding SGNH/GDSL hydrolase family protein: protein MKTILAFGDSLTYGADPHGGPRHAYEDRWPTALERGLAGQARVIAEGLGGRTTVFDDFSSAADRNGARVLPTLLDSHKPLDLVVIMLGTNDLKVYLNGTAFGAAMGVKRLVQIIRQHPYDAGQPVPEVIIVAPPLTVETDHADLHAMFAPRADEAKLFDVYYSRVARDLGAGYFNAANVAVADRADGVHLDAANTRAIGDGLVPLVKQVLGF, encoded by the coding sequence ATGAAGACGATCCTCGCCTTTGGCGACAGCCTGACTTATGGGGCAGACCCGCATGGCGGTCCGCGCCATGCCTATGAAGACCGCTGGCCAACCGCGCTAGAGCGAGGCCTCGCCGGCCAGGCACGGGTGATTGCCGAAGGTCTGGGAGGTCGCACCACGGTGTTCGACGACTTCTCCAGCGCTGCCGACCGCAATGGCGCCCGGGTGCTGCCGACACTGCTCGACAGCCACAAGCCGCTGGACCTCGTGGTCATCATGCTGGGCACAAATGACCTCAAGGTCTATCTCAACGGCACGGCATTCGGCGCCGCCATGGGGGTGAAGCGGCTGGTGCAGATCATTCGTCAGCATCCCTATGATGCTGGTCAGCCGGTGCCGGAAGTGATCATCGTGGCGCCGCCGCTGACGGTCGAGACGGACCATGCGGACCTGCATGCGATGTTTGCGCCTCGGGCAGACGAAGCCAAGCTGTTCGATGTCTATTACAGCCGGGTCGCGCGCGACCTGGGCGCCGGTTATTTCAACGCGGCCAACGTTGCCGTTGCGGATCGGGCTGACGGCGTGCATCTCGATGCCGCCAATACCCGCGCTATCGGCGACGGCCTCGTGCCGCTCGTCAAACAGGTACTGGGCTTCTGA
- a CDS encoding pyruvate dehydrogenase complex dihydrolipoamide acetyltransferase — MPIDITMPALSPTMEEGKLAKWHVKEGDSVSSGDVIAEIETDKATMEVEAVDEGKIGKILVAEGTDNVKVNAVIAVLLQDGEDASAIGSAKPAEAPKAESKADAGTVERADAQTQTAPTAKADPAPAKSATSANSNSGSSAPAKSVQAKSEGGKVFASPLARRLAKEAGIDVAAISGTGPKGRVVKSDVEAAKSGKAPLKAAAPASTSSAASAPASGMSKNQVIALYEEGSYELVPNDGMRKVVAARLTESKQTVPHFYLTLDCKIDALMAAREQINASAPKGKDGKPAFKLSVNDFIMKAWAIALQRVPTANATWAGDSILYHKRSDVAVAVSVPGGLFTPVVKSCDTKTLREISEEVKDLATRARGKKLAPHEYQGGSTSVSNLGMFGIKHFAAVINPPHGTILAVGAGEERVYPENGQIKIGQFMTATLSCDHRAVDGALGAEVLGVFKGLIENPVMMLA, encoded by the coding sequence ATGCCAATCGATATCACCATGCCGGCGCTTTCCCCGACGATGGAAGAGGGCAAGCTCGCCAAGTGGCACGTCAAGGAAGGCGATTCTGTCTCTTCCGGTGATGTGATCGCCGAAATCGAAACCGACAAGGCCACGATGGAAGTCGAGGCCGTGGACGAAGGCAAGATCGGCAAGATCCTCGTTGCCGAAGGCACCGACAATGTGAAGGTCAACGCCGTCATCGCCGTGTTGCTGCAGGACGGTGAAGATGCCAGCGCCATTGGATCGGCAAAGCCGGCAGAGGCGCCAAAGGCCGAAAGCAAGGCGGATGCCGGCACGGTCGAGCGCGCCGATGCCCAGACGCAGACGGCACCAACCGCAAAGGCCGATCCGGCACCGGCAAAGTCAGCGACTTCCGCCAACAGCAATTCGGGCTCCAGCGCTCCGGCGAAGTCGGTGCAGGCAAAGTCCGAAGGGGGCAAGGTTTTTGCCTCGCCGCTGGCGCGCCGCCTCGCCAAGGAAGCCGGCATCGACGTCGCCGCCATTTCCGGCACGGGTCCGAAGGGTCGGGTGGTCAAATCTGACGTTGAGGCCGCCAAGTCGGGCAAGGCCCCGCTCAAGGCCGCTGCGCCGGCCTCTACGTCATCTGCTGCTTCCGCTCCGGCCAGCGGCATGAGCAAGAACCAGGTGATCGCCCTTTACGAGGAAGGGTCTTACGAACTCGTGCCCAACGATGGCATGCGCAAGGTCGTGGCCGCGCGCCTGACCGAAAGCAAGCAGACCGTTCCGCACTTCTACCTGACCCTCGATTGCAAGATCGACGCCCTGATGGCTGCCCGTGAGCAGATCAATGCGTCTGCGCCAAAGGGCAAGGACGGCAAGCCGGCCTTCAAGCTCTCGGTCAACGACTTCATCATGAAGGCGTGGGCCATAGCGCTGCAGCGCGTGCCGACCGCAAATGCTACCTGGGCCGGCGACTCGATCCTCTATCACAAGCGCAGTGACGTAGCGGTTGCCGTGTCCGTGCCGGGCGGCCTTTTCACGCCGGTGGTGAAGTCCTGTGACACCAAGACCCTGCGGGAGATTTCCGAAGAAGTTAAAGACCTCGCCACGCGCGCGCGCGGCAAGAAGCTGGCCCCGCACGAATATCAGGGCGGTTCGACTTCGGTTTCCAACCTCGGCATGTTCGGCATCAAGCACTTCGCCGCAGTGATCAACCCGCCGCATGGCACGATCCTGGCAGTCGGTGCCGGCGAGGAGCGGGTTTACCCCGAGAACGGCCAGATCAAGATCGGCCAGTTTATGACCGCGACGCTGTCCTGCGATCACCGCGCAGTCGACGGAGCCCTTGGCGCTGAAGTTCTCGGCGTCTTCAAGGGGCTGATCGAAAATCCGGTGATGATGCTGGCATAG
- a CDS encoding pyruvate dehydrogenase complex E1 component subunit beta, with protein sequence MPQILMPALSPTMEEGKLAKWLVKVGDSVKSGDVLAEIETDKATMEVESVDEGVVKEILIEEGTEGVKVNTPIALVLGEGEEVGEGNRPAAQASSSDPEGESAVAEAKPVPAEAKSASGADAPKFVAQNDPDLPADVEMVEMTVRQALNEAMAEELRRDKDVFIMGEEVAEYQGAYKITQGLLQEFGPHRVIDTPITEHGFAGLAVGAAFAGLKPIVEFMTWNFAMQAIDQIINSAAKQLYMSGGQVQAPMVFRGPNGAAARVGAQHSQDYSAWYSHVPGLTVIAPYSAADAKGLLKAAIRSPNPVVFLENEILYGSTGLVPKVDDFVLPIGKARIARKGADVTIVSFSMGMRYATQATEKLVAAGVDVELIDLRTLRPLDSDTVIESVKKTGRLVTVEEGWPQGGIGSELSARVMEQAFDYLDAPVMRVTGKDVPMPYAANLEKLALPNVDEVIAAVNAVTYRS encoded by the coding sequence ATGCCCCAAATCCTCATGCCTGCTTTGTCGCCCACCATGGAAGAAGGCAAGCTGGCCAAGTGGCTCGTCAAGGTTGGCGATAGTGTCAAGTCCGGCGACGTGCTGGCTGAAATCGAGACCGACAAGGCCACGATGGAAGTGGAGTCGGTGGACGAGGGCGTCGTCAAGGAAATCCTCATCGAGGAAGGCACCGAAGGCGTGAAGGTCAATACGCCCATCGCGCTGGTTTTGGGCGAAGGCGAGGAAGTGGGCGAGGGCAATCGGCCTGCCGCTCAGGCTTCTTCGTCCGATCCGGAAGGAGAATCGGCTGTTGCCGAGGCAAAGCCGGTGCCGGCGGAAGCCAAGAGTGCGTCGGGCGCAGACGCCCCGAAATTCGTGGCCCAGAATGACCCCGATCTGCCGGCCGACGTCGAAATGGTCGAGATGACCGTGCGCCAGGCGCTGAATGAGGCCATGGCGGAAGAGCTGCGCCGCGACAAGGACGTCTTCATCATGGGTGAAGAGGTCGCCGAATATCAGGGTGCCTACAAGATCACCCAGGGCCTGCTGCAGGAATTCGGCCCGCATCGCGTCATCGACACCCCGATCACCGAGCATGGCTTTGCCGGCCTCGCCGTGGGCGCAGCCTTCGCGGGCCTCAAGCCGATCGTGGAGTTCATGACCTGGAACTTTGCCATGCAGGCAATCGACCAGATCATCAACTCGGCCGCCAAGCAGCTTTATATGTCGGGCGGCCAGGTGCAGGCGCCGATGGTGTTCCGCGGCCCGAACGGCGCTGCCGCCCGCGTTGGCGCACAGCACAGCCAGGATTATTCGGCATGGTACAGCCACGTTCCCGGCCTGACCGTTATCGCGCCCTATAGCGCGGCGGACGCCAAGGGCCTGCTCAAGGCCGCCATTCGTTCGCCGAACCCGGTCGTCTTCCTCGAGAACGAAATTCTCTACGGCTCCACTGGCCTCGTGCCGAAGGTCGATGATTTCGTGCTGCCGATCGGCAAGGCCCGCATTGCCCGCAAGGGCGCGGACGTCACCATCGTCTCGTTCTCGATGGGCATGCGCTATGCGACCCAGGCCACTGAAAAGCTGGTGGCTGCCGGTGTGGATGTCGAGCTGATCGACCTTCGCACCCTGCGCCCGCTCGACAGCGACACGGTCATCGAATCGGTCAAAAAGACGGGGCGTCTCGTCACGGTCGAAGAGGGTTGGCCGCAGGGGGGTATCGGCTCCGAACTGTCGGCGCGCGTCATGGAACAGGCCTTCGACTATCTCGATGCGCCGGTCATGCGTGTCACCGGCAAGGATGTCCCTATGCCCTACGCTGCCAACCTCGAAAAGCTGGCGCTGCCCAACGTTGATGAAGTGATCGCGGCGGTCAACGCCGTGACCTATCGCTCGTAA
- the pdhA gene encoding pyruvate dehydrogenase (acetyl-transferring) E1 component subunit alpha, producing the protein MARKATATKAQTQSNVPQFSSEQDLEAFREMLLIRRFEEKAGQMYGMGLIGGFCHLYIGQEAVVTGITMASEKGKDAQITGYRDHGHMLVMGLDPKGVMAELTGRQGGLSKGKGGSMHMFSNEHRFYGGNGIVGAQASLGTGLAFASKYSGDGSVSITYFGDGAANQGQVYESFNMAKLWNLPVVYVIENNKYAMGTSIERAAATTDFSMRGASFDIPGEQVDGMDVRMVYDAAQRAIEHARSGKGPYILEMLTYRYRGHSMSDPAKYRSKDEVTKYRQERDPIEQVRARLIEGGVVSEDDLKKIETDIRAIVTEAADFATNDPEPDASELWTDITIEA; encoded by the coding sequence ATGGCGCGCAAGGCGACGGCCACCAAGGCCCAGACGCAGTCCAATGTCCCCCAGTTTTCCAGCGAGCAGGATCTCGAAGCATTCCGCGAGATGCTGCTTATCCGCCGCTTCGAGGAAAAGGCTGGCCAGATGTATGGCATGGGCCTGATCGGCGGTTTCTGCCACCTCTATATCGGCCAGGAAGCCGTCGTCACCGGCATCACCATGGCTTCGGAAAAGGGCAAGGATGCCCAGATCACCGGGTATCGCGATCACGGCCACATGCTGGTCATGGGGCTTGATCCGAAGGGTGTGATGGCCGAGCTGACCGGGCGGCAGGGCGGCCTGTCCAAGGGCAAGGGCGGCTCGATGCACATGTTCTCCAATGAACATCGCTTCTACGGCGGCAACGGCATCGTGGGTGCGCAGGCTTCGCTTGGTACGGGCCTCGCCTTTGCCAGCAAGTATTCGGGCGATGGTTCGGTCTCGATCACCTATTTCGGGGACGGCGCAGCCAACCAGGGCCAGGTCTATGAGAGCTTCAACATGGCCAAGCTCTGGAACCTGCCGGTGGTCTACGTGATCGAAAACAACAAATATGCCATGGGCACATCGATCGAGCGCGCGGCTGCGACGACGGATTTTTCCATGCGCGGCGCCTCGTTCGACATTCCGGGCGAGCAGGTCGACGGCATGGATGTGCGCATGGTCTATGATGCCGCCCAGCGCGCCATCGAACACGCCCGCTCCGGCAAGGGGCCCTATATCCTCGAAATGCTGACCTACCGCTATCGCGGACACTCCATGTCCGACCCGGCGAAGTATCGCTCGAAGGACGAAGTGACCAAGTATCGCCAGGAACGCGATCCGATCGAACAGGTGCGCGCGCGCCTGATCGAAGGCGGAGTGGTGAGCGAGGACGATCTCAAGAAGATCGAGACCGATATCCGGGCCATCGTGACCGAGGCTGCCGATTTCGCCACCAACGATCCCGAGCCCGATGCGTCCGAATTGTGGACCGACATCACCATCGAAGCGTAA
- a CDS encoding FtsB family cell division protein, protein MPTRLKRPPFWRPLALTATLLAFQFYLGYSAISGQFGIESREEIKAEIEILADRSSALQAEIEAFKHRVTLMNPRHLDPDLVTERARAMLNMAHADDVLIMVNPENGKPISGQFVELIDDQLISIIQSDSTL, encoded by the coding sequence ATGCCCACCCGACTCAAACGTCCACCCTTCTGGCGCCCACTTGCCCTGACAGCGACTTTGCTCGCCTTTCAGTTCTACCTGGGCTATTCGGCGATCTCGGGCCAGTTCGGCATCGAGAGCCGGGAAGAGATCAAGGCGGAAATCGAGATTCTGGCGGATCGCAGCTCGGCGCTACAGGCGGAAATTGAGGCCTTCAAACATCGCGTTACCCTGATGAATCCCCGCCACCTCGATCCGGATCTGGTGACCGAACGGGCCCGGGCGATGCTCAATATGGCGCATGCCGACGACGTGCTGATCATGGTCAATCCCGAGAACGGTAAACCAATTTCCGGTCAATTCGTAGAATTAATCGACGATCAGTTAATCTCGATTATTCAATCAGATTCAACGCTTTAA
- a CDS encoding Dabb family protein, whose translation MIRHTVVFSLKHEAGSAEEQAFLEAALVLASIPGVQKFERLRQVSPKADFDFGFSMEFADQAAYDGYNSHPDHVAFVDGRWLPEVARFQEIDYRPL comes from the coding sequence ATGATCCGGCACACCGTCGTCTTTTCGCTCAAGCATGAAGCCGGCTCGGCCGAGGAACAAGCGTTTCTCGAGGCGGCGCTGGTCCTTGCATCCATTCCCGGCGTGCAGAAATTCGAACGTCTGCGGCAGGTGAGCCCAAAGGCCGATTTCGACTTTGGCTTCTCCATGGAGTTTGCCGATCAGGCTGCCTATGACGGCTACAATTCCCACCCTGACCATGTTGCATTCGTGGACGGTCGCTGGCTGCCCGAAGTCGCGCGCTTTCAGGAAATCGACTACAGGCCGCTGTGA